The Misgurnus anguillicaudatus chromosome 21, ASM2758022v2, whole genome shotgun sequence genome includes a window with the following:
- the bdnf gene encoding brain-derived neurotrophic factor isoform X4, giving the protein MTILFVTMVISYFSCMRAAPMREIPGVQGGHRAEGYLGAAAAAAAAAAVTSGSRGHGTPQSGGGLPSLTDTFEQVIEELLEVEGEATQQLGPGADQGQGGGGPAAAVAANSKDVDLYASRVMISNQVPLEPPLLFLLEEYKNYLDAANMSMRVRRHSDPARRGELSVCDSISQWVTAVDKKTAIDMSGQTVTVLEKVPVTNGQLKQYFYETKCNPLGYTKEGCRGIDKRHYNSQCRTTQSYVRALTMDSKRKIGWRFIRIDTSCVCTLTIKRGR; this is encoded by the coding sequence ATGACCATCCTGTTCGTTACTATGGTTATTTCATACTTCAGTTGCATGAGAGCTGCGCCCATGAGAGAGATCCCGGGTGTGCAGGGGGGCCACCGGGCTGAAGGCTACCTGGGCGCTGCTGCCGCGGCGGCCGCCGCAGCCGCCGTCACATCGGGCAGCCGGGGCCACGGGACTCCACAGAGCGGTGGGGGGTTGCCCTCGCTCACGGACACTTTCGAGCAGGTGATCGAGGAGTTGCTTGAGGTGGAAGGGGAGGCAACGCAGCAACTGGGCCCCGGGGCCGACCAGGGCCAAGGAGGGGGTGGTCCCGCAGCAGCGGTCGCAGCGAACTCGAAGGACGTTGACCTGTATGCCTCGCGGGTGATGATCAGCAACCAAGTGCCTTTGGAGCCGCCGTTACTCTTTCTCTTGGAGGAATACAAAAACTACCTGGACGCCGCCAACATGTCGATGCGCGTGCGGCGGCACTCGGACCCCGCGCGGCGAGGGGAGCTCAGCGTTTGTGACAGTATTAGCCAGTGGGTGACAGCTGTGGACAAAAAGACGGCCATAGATATGTCGGGCCAGACAGTCACCGTTCTGGAGAAGGTCCCCGTGACTAACGGTCAGCTGAAGCAATACTTTTACGAGACCAAATGCAACCCCTTAGGGTACACAAAGGAGGGCTGCCGAGGAATAGACAAGCGGCACTATAACTCACAATGCCGGACAACCCAGTCTTACGTGCGAGCCCTTACCATGGATAGCAAAAGGAAGATCGGCTGGCGGTTTATACGGATAGACACTTCGTGTGTATGCACATTGACCATAAAGAGGGGCAGATAG
- the bdnf gene encoding brain-derived neurotrophic factor isoform X1: MILMAVSLCPAALASFITAKSFQQVRRVMTILFVTMVISYFSCMRAAPMREIPGVQGGHRAEGYLGAAAAAAAAAAVTSGSRGHGTPQSGGGLPSLTDTFEQVIEELLEVEGEATQQLGPGADQGQGGGGPAAAVAANSKDVDLYASRVMISNQVPLEPPLLFLLEEYKNYLDAANMSMRVRRHSDPARRGELSVCDSISQWVTAVDKKTAIDMSGQTVTVLEKVPVTNGQLKQYFYETKCNPLGYTKEGCRGIDKRHYNSQCRTTQSYVRALTMDSKRKIGWRFIRIDTSCVCTLTIKRGR, from the coding sequence TTCCAACAGGTTAGAAGAGTGATGACCATCCTGTTCGTTACTATGGTTATTTCATACTTCAGTTGCATGAGAGCTGCGCCCATGAGAGAGATCCCGGGTGTGCAGGGGGGCCACCGGGCTGAAGGCTACCTGGGCGCTGCTGCCGCGGCGGCCGCCGCAGCCGCCGTCACATCGGGCAGCCGGGGCCACGGGACTCCACAGAGCGGTGGGGGGTTGCCCTCGCTCACGGACACTTTCGAGCAGGTGATCGAGGAGTTGCTTGAGGTGGAAGGGGAGGCAACGCAGCAACTGGGCCCCGGGGCCGACCAGGGCCAAGGAGGGGGTGGTCCCGCAGCAGCGGTCGCAGCGAACTCGAAGGACGTTGACCTGTATGCCTCGCGGGTGATGATCAGCAACCAAGTGCCTTTGGAGCCGCCGTTACTCTTTCTCTTGGAGGAATACAAAAACTACCTGGACGCCGCCAACATGTCGATGCGCGTGCGGCGGCACTCGGACCCCGCGCGGCGAGGGGAGCTCAGCGTTTGTGACAGTATTAGCCAGTGGGTGACAGCTGTGGACAAAAAGACGGCCATAGATATGTCGGGCCAGACAGTCACCGTTCTGGAGAAGGTCCCCGTGACTAACGGTCAGCTGAAGCAATACTTTTACGAGACCAAATGCAACCCCTTAGGGTACACAAAGGAGGGCTGCCGAGGAATAGACAAGCGGCACTATAACTCACAATGCCGGACAACCCAGTCTTACGTGCGAGCCCTTACCATGGATAGCAAAAGGAAGATCGGCTGGCGGTTTATACGGATAGACACTTCGTGTGTATGCACATTGACCATAAAGAGGGGCAGATAG
- the bdnf gene encoding brain-derived neurotrophic factor isoform X2, with amino-acid sequence MGPPVHCYLGARNIKFQQVRRVMTILFVTMVISYFSCMRAAPMREIPGVQGGHRAEGYLGAAAAAAAAAAVTSGSRGHGTPQSGGGLPSLTDTFEQVIEELLEVEGEATQQLGPGADQGQGGGGPAAAVAANSKDVDLYASRVMISNQVPLEPPLLFLLEEYKNYLDAANMSMRVRRHSDPARRGELSVCDSISQWVTAVDKKTAIDMSGQTVTVLEKVPVTNGQLKQYFYETKCNPLGYTKEGCRGIDKRHYNSQCRTTQSYVRALTMDSKRKIGWRFIRIDTSCVCTLTIKRGR; translated from the coding sequence TTCCAACAGGTTAGAAGAGTGATGACCATCCTGTTCGTTACTATGGTTATTTCATACTTCAGTTGCATGAGAGCTGCGCCCATGAGAGAGATCCCGGGTGTGCAGGGGGGCCACCGGGCTGAAGGCTACCTGGGCGCTGCTGCCGCGGCGGCCGCCGCAGCCGCCGTCACATCGGGCAGCCGGGGCCACGGGACTCCACAGAGCGGTGGGGGGTTGCCCTCGCTCACGGACACTTTCGAGCAGGTGATCGAGGAGTTGCTTGAGGTGGAAGGGGAGGCAACGCAGCAACTGGGCCCCGGGGCCGACCAGGGCCAAGGAGGGGGTGGTCCCGCAGCAGCGGTCGCAGCGAACTCGAAGGACGTTGACCTGTATGCCTCGCGGGTGATGATCAGCAACCAAGTGCCTTTGGAGCCGCCGTTACTCTTTCTCTTGGAGGAATACAAAAACTACCTGGACGCCGCCAACATGTCGATGCGCGTGCGGCGGCACTCGGACCCCGCGCGGCGAGGGGAGCTCAGCGTTTGTGACAGTATTAGCCAGTGGGTGACAGCTGTGGACAAAAAGACGGCCATAGATATGTCGGGCCAGACAGTCACCGTTCTGGAGAAGGTCCCCGTGACTAACGGTCAGCTGAAGCAATACTTTTACGAGACCAAATGCAACCCCTTAGGGTACACAAAGGAGGGCTGCCGAGGAATAGACAAGCGGCACTATAACTCACAATGCCGGACAACCCAGTCTTACGTGCGAGCCCTTACCATGGATAGCAAAAGGAAGATCGGCTGGCGGTTTATACGGATAGACACTTCGTGTGTATGCACATTGACCATAAAGAGGGGCAGATAG
- the bdnf gene encoding brain-derived neurotrophic factor isoform X3, whose translation MFQQVRRVMTILFVTMVISYFSCMRAAPMREIPGVQGGHRAEGYLGAAAAAAAAAAVTSGSRGHGTPQSGGGLPSLTDTFEQVIEELLEVEGEATQQLGPGADQGQGGGGPAAAVAANSKDVDLYASRVMISNQVPLEPPLLFLLEEYKNYLDAANMSMRVRRHSDPARRGELSVCDSISQWVTAVDKKTAIDMSGQTVTVLEKVPVTNGQLKQYFYETKCNPLGYTKEGCRGIDKRHYNSQCRTTQSYVRALTMDSKRKIGWRFIRIDTSCVCTLTIKRGR comes from the coding sequence TTCCAACAGGTTAGAAGAGTGATGACCATCCTGTTCGTTACTATGGTTATTTCATACTTCAGTTGCATGAGAGCTGCGCCCATGAGAGAGATCCCGGGTGTGCAGGGGGGCCACCGGGCTGAAGGCTACCTGGGCGCTGCTGCCGCGGCGGCCGCCGCAGCCGCCGTCACATCGGGCAGCCGGGGCCACGGGACTCCACAGAGCGGTGGGGGGTTGCCCTCGCTCACGGACACTTTCGAGCAGGTGATCGAGGAGTTGCTTGAGGTGGAAGGGGAGGCAACGCAGCAACTGGGCCCCGGGGCCGACCAGGGCCAAGGAGGGGGTGGTCCCGCAGCAGCGGTCGCAGCGAACTCGAAGGACGTTGACCTGTATGCCTCGCGGGTGATGATCAGCAACCAAGTGCCTTTGGAGCCGCCGTTACTCTTTCTCTTGGAGGAATACAAAAACTACCTGGACGCCGCCAACATGTCGATGCGCGTGCGGCGGCACTCGGACCCCGCGCGGCGAGGGGAGCTCAGCGTTTGTGACAGTATTAGCCAGTGGGTGACAGCTGTGGACAAAAAGACGGCCATAGATATGTCGGGCCAGACAGTCACCGTTCTGGAGAAGGTCCCCGTGACTAACGGTCAGCTGAAGCAATACTTTTACGAGACCAAATGCAACCCCTTAGGGTACACAAAGGAGGGCTGCCGAGGAATAGACAAGCGGCACTATAACTCACAATGCCGGACAACCCAGTCTTACGTGCGAGCCCTTACCATGGATAGCAAAAGGAAGATCGGCTGGCGGTTTATACGGATAGACACTTCGTGTGTATGCACATTGACCATAAAGAGGGGCAGATAG